Part of the Cercospora beticola chromosome 5, complete sequence genome is shown below.
AGGATGGCAGAGTCTATCCGGATCTATGGAGTTTGAGGCCTAGACTCTATACTCTGCTGCATGGCATCAACGCTTTGGCCTACATGGACGCCTTTGTTATGAACAGCATTTACGACATTAGCCTTCCTTTCGATGCTTCCACACTGCCTGTCTTCCTGGCTGATGCTGCTCTGCGAGCCAGCTTTCTTGCCCGCCAAGTGAGCGTCATCACCGATGCGCGCCACCTCGAGAGCTCCTCCGAAGAACATATTTACTTCAACGGCAGCGCCGAAGATCACATCGTTCCTTATCGAGCGCTTGGGCATGGCGGGTTTGGCTATGTTGACGTTGTCATTTCACGCCTTAGTGCGAAACCCTACGCCCGCAAACGTGTGGCGCGAGGCAGAGACAGTGACGATAACAGAAGAGTTCAACAGTACCTGGTGGATGAGATTCGGCTGATGAAGAACCTGCGCCATCGACACTTGACAAAGATTGTCCAATCTTACAGCGACTACAAACACATTGGATTCCTCATGGAGCCTATTGCAGAGTGTAATCTGCACCAGTTTTTGGCAAAAAGGCCCTTTCCTGAATCACATCTCATGGCGCTGCGCCAGTTTTACGGCTGCCTTGCCAGCGGTGTCGACTATCTGCATCAGAAGAAGATTAGGCATCGTGACCTAAAACTCGAGAACGTACTTGTGAAGAATTTCCAAGTGTACATAGCAGACTTTGGAACGGCAATGGGCTGGACAGCATCGAAGCGCGGGACTACGCAAACTCGGGGCGTCCCTGCAACTCCTCACTATATGGCGCCCGAGGTGGACAGCAAACAGTCGAGAAATGTTGCAAGCGACATGTGGTCCTTAGGCATAGTGTTCCTTGAGATCCTCACTGTCTTGAAGGGGCACACTTTCTCCAAGTGGAAGGATCATCTCAAGAAAAAGGCGGATCGTGCCAGGACGGACCCCTGGCCATGTCGAAATTTAGGCGCTGTTCATGAGTGGATGGCAACGCTGGCCACAACGCAACGACACGAATGGGTCGACGACGAGTCTCTGGCATGGAGAGACAATGAGCCGCTCACTTGGATCAAGTCACTCCTGGAACCAAACCAGGACGCCCGACTGGGCTCGAGGGCGCTTGTCACGACCATCGCCGATTCGATGTACTTCCGTAGCTTTGCGTGTCCAGATTGTGCCGAGGACTTCTTGGATCCCCATTACCGATATGGCGACGGCCATGAGTGGCCCGAAATCTCACGCGACGCGATAGAGGCCGAAGTGACAGCGCTCGTGGGTGCTGGTGCGGCAATACCAGAACAGATGGACGATCGGAAGACCGAGATGGTCACAAGATGGTTGGGCCAGACTCAGGAGCATTTCGACCCTCAGCCCAACGAGGACCCTCGACCTTTTCCCATGCCCGGTGCATACACCGACTGGCTCGAGCAGCAATCTCCAGAGCCACAAGGGTCAGCCCCAGATTCAGGTTATGATTCAGCATCGCGAGTAGAAGAACCAGGTCGTCCTGACAGCGTCAAGTCACCTACAAAGCAGGCATTCCACGATGGTGGCTTTTTCGTCGACCACGAAGACGACTCTTCCGATGCAACCTCGACGGCTGACGGCCCAGCAGAAACATATACACCGGGACAATTGTTCCCCATCGTGCATGATACAAGCTCGGACAGCTCAGAGGAAGCGAATCCCATAGACTCACCCATGCTTGACCAGATagccgaggaagacgaagagccTTGCTTCTCACAATCGCTTGCGAGGGCGAATGGGACCAGCCTTGTCCAAGTTCCCGAAGGGCGCGTGGTTCGTTTTCAAGATGAAAAGACAGTTCGCTACCAGTATGTGGAAGAGGACAACTCGACCCAGACCGTGGAGCTTTGGCGTGCAGAGCGCGCACTTCCAATCTCTGGGCCTGTCCTTGAATTGAATACATTGCACCAGGAAGGCCCTCAGCAACAGAATCAGTCACAAGTCGAGGGAGTCCCACCTGTGCAAGATCGAATTGATCCACCTGCCGTTGCGGATGTTGCAATTGGAGACATGCCGCTTGATCAGGAAATGGTACTAAGCTTACTCAAAGCTCCATCTCATCTAACCTCCAAACCATTAAAAAAGCATGCAAAGCCTCCGGGCAAGCCAAAGGAGCCGTATCTGTTGCCATGGCACTCCGAGCCTACGCTGGCCCCAGAGCTCGTACTAAATCCCACCGAGCGCCGACCGTACAGCCTATCGAACACAGAACTAGAAGGATTGCAAGTCGTGGCCCTGTCAACAAAGGCAATTGATGACAGCAAGGGCAAaccaaagaagaagtcgaaacagGTTGCTGAAGCGAAAAAGCCTTGGCCAGAAAAGCTCTCAGCACAGAATGTCAATCGCCTCAATAAAGAGGACAAGGCGAAGCGACGTACGGAGAAACGGTCTTTCGACGATGACACCTTCACCCCAGCTAGCTTCATCGAAGCTGCCTGGCAGTCTGCCGAAGCAGCAGATAGTTTGGCAACGTCAGTCATGTCGGACACAACTGCCAAGAAGCTGCGCGGCATCAAGCTAGTATGGGACGATAAAGCGTACTCTTACCTTGAGCGCTACACCAAAGCTGGTCGTGTCGCACCTGTTCGACTTCTCTTAGACCAAGGCTGTAACTGTGGAACAGTCTTAAAGCCGAGGCCGAAGCCACTGATCAATGCCATTGAAGGCCGCAGCGCACGACATAACAAATGTGTGCGAGCACTCATCAAAGCAGGCACCAACGTTAACGTGAAGTATCGCGGCAAGACTCCGATACATATTGCTCTCGAGCAGAGTTACTTTGACGGGTTTCAGAAATTactggcgatgctgctggctgctggcGCCGAACTGAACATTCCCGACACGACAGGCGAGTTCCCATTGACCAAGCTCTTCAAAGGCTCGGCAGGCGATGTACCGCTCGAGGACTACCAGAAGGAATGCCTCGGATTGATCTTTCACCCCAAAGTGCAATGCACTGTAGACGCCAATGTTCGACAGCCTTTCACTCTTGATACGCCTTTACATCAAGCAGTGAGACGTCGTACAGCTCAAGCCGTGGCACTCCTGATCCACAAGGGCGCCGATGTGAACGCAAAGAATGCTTCAGGCACTACGCCTCTTCTAATGGCAGCTAACCAGTGGCGAGGCAAACTCAGCGATCAGCAAGAACGTATGCTACGATACCTGCTCGATGCTGAGAGCATTGATCTTGATGCCAAAGGTGGGACACTAGGCCGAACGGCTTTGCACCATGCTGCGGCTGCGGGCTGTGCTGTTGCGTTGGACATGTTGCTCGAGAGCGGCGCAGATAAGAGTGTCCAGGATAAGGATGGCAATACTGCGTTGGCGATTCTGGAGGCT
Proteins encoded:
- a CDS encoding uncharacterized protein (antiSMASH:Cluster_11); the protein is MLDVQDGRVYPDLWSLRPRLYTLLHGINALAYMDAFVMNSIYDISLPFDASTLPVFLADAALRASFLARQVSVITDARHLESSSEEHIYFNGSAEDHIVPYRALGHGGFGYVDVVISRLSAKPYARKRVARGRDSDDNRRVQQYLVDEIRLMKNLRHRHLTKIVQSYSDYKHIGFLMEPIAECNLHQFLAKRPFPESHLMALRQFYGCLASGVDYLHQKKIRHRDLKLENVLVKNFQVYIADFGTAMGWTASKRGTTQTRGVPATPHYMAPEVDSKQSRNVASDMWSLGIVFLEILTVLKGHTFSKWKDHLKKKADRARTDPWPCRNLGAVHEWMATLATTQRHEWVDDESLAWRDNEPLTWIKSLLEPNQDARLGSRALVTTIADSMYFRSFACPDCAEDFLDPHYRYGDGHEWPEISRDAIEAEVTALVGAGAAIPEQMDDRKTEMVTRWLGQTQEHFDPQPNEDPRPFPMPGAYTDWLEQQSPEPQGSAPDSGYDSASRVEEPGRPDSVKSPTKQAFHDGGFFVDHEDDSSDATSTADGPAETYTPGQLFPIVHDTSSDSSEEANPIDSPMLDQIAEEDEEPCFSQSLARANGTSLVQVPEGRVVRFQDEKTVRYQYVEEDNSTQTVELWRAERALPISGPVLELNTLHQEGPQQQNQSQVEGVPPVQDRIDPPAVADVAIGDMPLDQEMVLSLLKAPSHLTSKPLKKHAKPPGKPKEPYLLPWHSEPTLAPELVLNPTERRPYSLSNTELEGLQVVALSTKAIDDSKGKPKKKSKQVAEAKKPWPEKLSAQNVNRLNKEDKAKRRTEKRSFDDDTFTPASFIEAAWQSAEAADSLATSVMSDTTAKKLRGIKLVWDDKAYSYLERYTKAGRVAPVRLLLDQGCNCGTVLKPRPKPLINAIEGRSARHNKCVRALIKAGTNVNVKYRGKTPIHIALEQSYFDGFQKLLAMLLAAGAELNIPDTTGEFPLTKLFKGSAGDVPLEDYQKECLGLIFHPKVQCTVDANVRQPFTLDTPLHQAVRRRTAQAVALLIHKGADVNAKNASGTTPLLMAANQWRGKLSDQQERMLRYLLDAESIDLDAKGGTLGRTALHHAAAAGCAVALDMLLESGADKSVQDKDGNTALAILEAGRDADAPAKDFQVMLDMLTE